In Desulfosediminicola ganghwensis, a single window of DNA contains:
- a CDS encoding GspE/PulE family protein, whose product MSAIAPPSAKVRSSSPFDVLFKRLMNEIHAASSPNAIMVGLRNKILKVYDVEMATIFLVDAKKHQLVSWVLLPGEALRKIRTDINRESIIGFVADTQKTLNIPNVYDTEGLKRIHPTLTFDRRWDEKGGCVTRQVLSTPIVYQKNLLGVIQLINRCDGLEFDTDDERRIAELAETLGIALYNHYKTGKKVPLRYEELIKREIISGQEMERAMVIATQQERDVESVLMENFMVEREELGDTLAMVYQTKFMDLTQSTHSVASLVPKGNFDNFERDLIIPVEQQDDTLFLAAKDPVNQPDLTQIKKTYGVLHAKIFLSFGDDIRAVLEKYRPGNEEEGEYEQKPGLNGHDYQEVDERVEIDNSPAIKLVNKILEDAYYAGASDIHIEPYGMTQDSEVRFRIDGHCKNILRVPKHNVTSVIARVKVMADLDISIKRKPQDGKIKFTTTRADNVELRVATIPTAGGNEDVVLRILADSKPLPLEQITPARIYNRITQALVKPHGLFLVVGPTGSGKTTTLHSALNYINTPEKKIWTAEDPVEITQYRLRQVQVKPSIGYTFAAAMRAFLRADPDVIMIGEMRDEETAGMAIEASLTGHLVFSTLHTNSAAETVVRLIDMGLDPFNFSDSLIGILAQRLVRTLCPDCKEGYTPSKKEFDHLVQSYGILFYDHIQTSYSDSLVLYKAKGCDKCNNSGYKGRAGLFELLIASQKIKEMIIDKATSEEIKQEAINNGMTVLLQEGIQLIFDGKTDYNQVMATCSI is encoded by the coding sequence ATGTCTGCAATTGCCCCCCCAAGTGCCAAGGTTCGTTCCAGCAGTCCCTTTGATGTTCTTTTCAAACGACTTATGAATGAGATTCACGCTGCGTCCAGCCCCAATGCTATCATGGTTGGGCTACGCAATAAGATTCTCAAGGTGTACGATGTCGAGATGGCGACCATATTTCTGGTGGATGCCAAAAAGCATCAGCTGGTCTCCTGGGTGTTGCTGCCGGGGGAGGCACTTAGGAAAATCAGGACGGACATAAACCGGGAATCCATAATCGGTTTTGTCGCCGATACCCAGAAAACTCTGAATATCCCTAATGTATACGATACCGAGGGGCTGAAAAGAATACATCCTACACTCACTTTTGACAGGCGCTGGGATGAAAAAGGTGGCTGCGTTACCCGGCAGGTACTGTCCACACCAATTGTTTACCAGAAGAATTTGTTGGGGGTGATTCAGCTCATAAATCGTTGTGACGGACTGGAATTTGATACTGACGATGAACGACGCATAGCGGAACTCGCAGAAACGCTGGGTATTGCCCTTTACAACCATTATAAGACCGGCAAAAAGGTACCTCTCAGATATGAGGAACTTATAAAAAGGGAAATCATCTCCGGGCAGGAAATGGAACGTGCCATGGTGATTGCGACCCAACAGGAAAGGGATGTCGAGTCGGTGTTGATGGAGAACTTCATGGTGGAGCGTGAAGAACTTGGCGATACTCTGGCCATGGTCTATCAGACCAAATTTATGGACCTTACCCAATCCACTCACTCTGTTGCCTCGCTTGTCCCCAAGGGTAATTTCGACAATTTTGAGAGAGATCTCATTATTCCAGTCGAGCAGCAGGACGACACGCTTTTTCTGGCAGCCAAGGACCCGGTGAATCAGCCGGATCTCACCCAGATCAAGAAAACATATGGCGTGCTTCATGCCAAAATCTTCCTGTCCTTCGGTGATGACATCAGGGCGGTGCTTGAGAAATACCGGCCGGGCAACGAAGAGGAAGGGGAGTATGAGCAGAAACCGGGCTTAAATGGTCATGATTACCAGGAAGTCGACGAGCGTGTTGAGATCGATAACAGCCCTGCCATAAAGCTTGTAAATAAAATTCTGGAAGACGCATATTATGCTGGAGCTTCAGATATTCACATTGAACCTTATGGCATGACTCAGGACTCTGAGGTTCGGTTCAGAATTGACGGCCATTGCAAAAATATACTTCGAGTTCCAAAACATAATGTCACTTCGGTAATTGCCAGGGTAAAGGTAATGGCTGATCTGGATATCTCCATTAAAAGAAAACCCCAGGATGGGAAGATAAAGTTCACCACAACCCGAGCGGACAACGTGGAGCTGAGGGTTGCGACCATCCCAACCGCAGGCGGTAACGAAGATGTGGTGTTGCGAATCCTTGCAGACTCAAAGCCATTGCCGCTTGAGCAGATTACTCCTGCCAGGATTTATAATCGGATAACCCAGGCCCTGGTTAAACCCCACGGTCTATTTCTGGTGGTTGGCCCCACCGGTTCCGGTAAAACCACTACTCTGCATTCAGCCCTCAATTACATCAACACACCGGAAAAAAAGATCTGGACCGCGGAAGACCCGGTTGAGATTACCCAGTATCGACTCAGGCAGGTTCAGGTTAAGCCAAGTATCGGTTATACCTTTGCCGCTGCAATGCGCGCTTTTCTTCGTGCCGACCCCGATGTCATCATGATCGGTGAGATGCGAGATGAAGAGACCGCCGGCATGGCCATCGAGGCATCTCTTACCGGTCATCTGGTTTTCAGTACCCTGCACACCAACTCGGCGGCGGAAACCGTTGTCCGTCTGATCGATATGGGGCTGGACCCTTTCAATTTCTCAGATTCACTGATTGGTATTCTCGCCCAGCGTCTGGTTCGTACTCTCTGCCCTGATTGTAAAGAGGGATACACTCCCAGCAAGAAAGAGTTTGATCATCTGGTGCAGTCATATGGCATCCTTTTTTATGATCATATCCAGACCAGCTATTCGGATTCGTTGGTGCTGTACAAGGCCAAGGGCTGCGATAAATGCAATAACAGTGGTTATAAAGGAAGGGCTGGTCTCTTTGAACTGCTTATTGCCAGCCAGAAAATTAAAGAAATGATCATCGACAAAGCGACCTCCGAAGAGATCAAGCAGGAGGCGATTAATAACGGCATGACTGTGCTGCTGCAGGAAGGTATCCAGCTGATATTTGATGGCAAAACCGATTACAATCAGGTTATGGCTACCTGCTCCATCTAG
- a CDS encoding DUF309 domain-containing protein: protein MTEKIFNPFTDRLSRDIRNTLSSSLVECLEAGNISSAEEVAKRYLAEHPAPLYSEYIQQRLQLYKEAVKTIHGGSEDPIWRSTILWNLGLFFEMHEVLEHAWYSAQGDTKLIMQALIRAAGVYVKLGCGYKPQARKMADKAIDVLTIHQEFLSDYFQPEPLLKALRELDPQPPELVG from the coding sequence ATGACTGAAAAAATATTCAATCCGTTTACCGACCGGTTAAGTCGTGATATTCGGAATACCCTTTCAAGCTCACTGGTTGAATGTCTGGAAGCCGGTAACATCTCCAGTGCGGAAGAGGTCGCAAAACGATATCTCGCCGAACACCCTGCCCCACTATATTCCGAGTATATCCAACAACGACTGCAACTCTACAAAGAGGCAGTAAAGACAATCCACGGCGGTTCAGAAGATCCTATATGGAGGAGTACGATTCTCTGGAACCTCGGGCTATTCTTTGAAATGCACGAGGTGCTCGAGCATGCCTGGTACAGTGCCCAAGGTGACACTAAGCTCATCATGCAGGCCCTGATCAGGGCGGCGGGAGTCTATGTGAAACTGGGCTGCGGCTACAAACCGCAAGCCAGAAAAATGGCAGATAAGGCAATAGATGTTCTGACAATACACCAGGAATTTCTCAGCGACTATTTTCAGCCCGAACCACTACTGAAGGCCCTGCGGGAACTCGATCCTCAACCACCGGAATTAGTAGGATAG
- a CDS encoding efflux RND transporter permease subunit has translation MTDKKTHAPGFAGRLAAAFVSSRLTPLFIFASILLGFLAIMMLPREEEPQIKVPMIDVMVSMPGATPKEVEQQLTIPMEKLLYELPGVEYIYSTSMAGQSMLVVRFYVGENLETSIVRLNQKLATNFDRIPYSVTPPLIKPHTIDDVPILALTFHGTNYDHATLRRLAAQVDDSIKSIHNVAETKLIGGTRRQLTIHFDPLLLASRNLTVAELAPKIQQVNLQSYSGSLLSRNQEVLVQTGTFLNSSEEIKRIVVGVYGNLPVYLEDVATVTDGPEEPSNYVLFGTPGEGEPQAAVTLSIAKRPGANAVQVVHEVLEKVDNLKGVIIPGDLEVTVTRDYGETAAEKSNELLLHMGIAVFGVAILILLFLGWRESMVVMLAIPSTLALTLLVFYLYGYTLNRITLFALIFSIGILVDDAIVVVENIVRHLHLPGNSRKSRVQIAIEAVIEVGNPTILATWAVIAAILPMAFVGGLMGPYMRPIPVGSSAAMVFSLLIAFTVTPWAAARLLRAAVDGKTGKSANHDQVPDDWFTRIYHLVMEPLLARRSWRLLFFTSIITLLLGSFSMVYLGLVKVKMLPFDNKSEFQIILNMPEGSTLEHTSRVAMEMAEVVRKDPAVVNYQIYTGTASPYNFNGLVRHYFMRSGPTVADIQVNLQPKNERSLQSHDIAQRIRPGVSKIAARHGATVAVAEVPPGPPVLQTLVAEIYGPTDEARLNLANAVHGIFINTEGVVDVDWFREEDRTRQVITVDKEKAAINGISEKQITETIEAAIGGMVIDLFHQPNDKEPINMVLKLPPAEKARIDSILNISLRPETSPDAKLVPLRELVNIKERAVEQPIYRKNLKPVIYVTGDVAGTVESPVYAIFDMNAKLAQLDGRLVGGSTESIKIYNLNQPFDESEPAMKWDGEWHITLEVFRDLGLAFCVVMILIYMLMVGWFKNYLTPFVVMAAIPFSLIGILPAHWGFGAFFTATSMIGFMAGAGIVVRNSIILVDFIELRIQEGHDLAKAVVDAGAIRFRPMLLTALAVVVGASVILADPIFQGLAIALMFGEIASLLISRMAVPVLYYMLKSGKL, from the coding sequence ATGACAGATAAAAAGACACATGCACCCGGCTTTGCCGGACGCCTTGCCGCCGCCTTTGTTTCCTCGAGACTGACCCCGCTCTTTATCTTTGCTTCGATTCTGCTTGGCTTTCTGGCAATCATGATGTTGCCCAGAGAGGAGGAACCACAGATAAAGGTGCCGATGATCGACGTTATGGTCTCCATGCCGGGAGCAACGCCCAAGGAAGTTGAACAGCAGCTCACAATTCCCATGGAGAAACTGCTCTATGAACTTCCAGGCGTCGAATATATCTACTCCACGTCCATGGCCGGCCAGAGCATGCTGGTGGTACGGTTCTATGTAGGCGAAAATTTAGAGACCTCAATCGTGCGGCTGAACCAGAAGCTCGCTACCAATTTCGATCGTATCCCCTACTCGGTAACCCCACCCCTGATCAAACCGCACACCATCGATGATGTGCCGATACTTGCGCTCACCTTCCACGGGACAAATTACGATCACGCCACTTTGCGAAGACTTGCGGCTCAGGTTGATGACAGTATCAAATCTATCCATAATGTTGCTGAAACCAAACTGATTGGTGGCACCAGGCGTCAGCTGACAATTCATTTCGACCCACTCCTGCTTGCCTCGCGAAACCTGACAGTAGCTGAACTGGCACCTAAAATCCAACAGGTCAATCTACAGTCCTATTCTGGCAGTCTGCTCTCCCGTAATCAGGAAGTGCTGGTTCAGACAGGTACCTTTCTTAACTCAAGCGAAGAGATAAAACGCATTGTAGTAGGTGTCTACGGTAATTTACCGGTCTATCTCGAAGATGTGGCAACTGTCACCGATGGCCCTGAAGAACCATCTAATTACGTGCTCTTCGGCACACCTGGCGAGGGTGAGCCCCAGGCAGCCGTAACCCTTTCAATTGCTAAACGGCCAGGTGCCAATGCGGTGCAGGTGGTCCATGAAGTATTGGAGAAAGTCGATAATCTCAAAGGCGTCATCATCCCAGGTGATCTTGAGGTAACCGTAACCCGCGATTATGGCGAAACTGCTGCCGAGAAGTCCAATGAGTTGCTGCTACATATGGGCATTGCTGTGTTCGGCGTTGCAATTCTGATCCTTCTATTCCTCGGTTGGCGCGAGTCTATGGTAGTAATGCTCGCTATCCCATCAACCCTGGCGCTGACTTTGCTGGTCTTTTATCTATACGGCTACACCTTGAACCGCATCACCCTCTTTGCGTTGATATTTTCCATCGGTATTCTGGTTGATGACGCCATTGTAGTTGTTGAAAATATCGTTCGGCATCTTCATCTGCCGGGGAACTCTCGCAAGTCGCGTGTCCAGATTGCTATTGAAGCCGTAATCGAAGTCGGCAATCCGACGATTCTCGCCACCTGGGCTGTAATCGCGGCAATTTTGCCCATGGCGTTTGTTGGTGGGTTGATGGGCCCCTATATGCGCCCTATCCCTGTCGGTTCATCCGCTGCCATGGTGTTCTCGCTGCTGATCGCTTTCACTGTCACCCCCTGGGCGGCAGCAAGGCTGCTGAGAGCTGCAGTCGATGGTAAAACTGGAAAATCCGCCAACCATGATCAGGTACCGGATGACTGGTTCACTCGCATTTATCATCTGGTAATGGAGCCGCTACTTGCCAGACGGAGCTGGAGACTGCTCTTTTTCACTTCAATTATCACTCTGCTGCTCGGTTCCTTCAGCATGGTCTACCTCGGCCTGGTGAAGGTGAAGATGCTCCCTTTTGACAACAAGAGTGAGTTTCAGATTATTCTGAATATGCCGGAAGGCTCAACTCTTGAACACACCAGCCGGGTCGCCATGGAAATGGCCGAAGTCGTCAGAAAGGATCCTGCAGTGGTCAACTACCAGATTTATACCGGCACAGCTTCACCATATAATTTTAACGGATTAGTCCGCCATTATTTCATGCGCTCCGGCCCGACCGTTGCCGATATTCAGGTGAACCTGCAACCAAAGAATGAACGCAGCCTGCAGAGCCACGACATAGCACAACGTATACGTCCGGGGGTGAGTAAGATAGCAGCACGGCATGGTGCAACAGTCGCTGTTGCCGAAGTACCGCCAGGTCCACCTGTCCTGCAAACCCTGGTGGCGGAAATTTATGGCCCAACAGATGAAGCCAGGCTCAACCTCGCCAACGCTGTCCACGGTATCTTCATCAACACTGAAGGGGTGGTCGATGTGGACTGGTTCAGGGAAGAGGACCGTACCAGGCAGGTGATCACGGTCGATAAGGAAAAAGCCGCCATCAACGGCATCAGTGAAAAGCAGATCACAGAGACCATCGAGGCTGCAATTGGTGGAATGGTTATCGACCTCTTTCACCAACCCAACGACAAAGAGCCAATCAATATGGTGCTCAAGCTACCGCCTGCCGAAAAAGCACGTATTGACTCCATACTCAACATTTCACTCAGACCCGAAACCTCTCCGGACGCAAAGCTGGTTCCACTGCGCGAACTAGTAAACATAAAAGAACGTGCAGTGGAACAACCTATCTACAGAAAAAACCTCAAGCCCGTAATTTATGTGACCGGCGATGTTGCCGGTACGGTGGAGAGCCCGGTCTATGCGATTTTCGATATGAACGCCAAACTTGCCCAGCTCGATGGACGGCTCGTGGGCGGTAGTACAGAATCAATCAAAATATATAACCTGAACCAGCCTTTCGATGAATCTGAACCAGCCATGAAGTGGGATGGCGAGTGGCACATCACTCTGGAGGTCTTTCGTGATCTGGGCCTCGCTTTCTGCGTGGTGATGATCCTGATTTACATGCTGATGGTTGGTTGGTTTAAAAACTACCTCACCCCGTTTGTGGTTATGGCTGCCATCCCGTTTTCCCTGATTGGCATCCTGCCGGCACACTGGGGATTTGGTGCCTTTTTCACGGCTACTTCCATGATTGGTTTCATGGCAGGTGCAGGCATTGTAGTTCGGAATTCGATTATTCTGGTCGATTTTATTGAATTACGGATACAAGAGGGTCACGATCTGGCCAAGGCGGTGGTTGATGCAGGAGCAATACGTTTTCGCCCAATGCTGCTCACCGCACTGGCAGTTGTTGTCGGAGCATCGGTAATTCTGGCCGACCCGATATTCCAGGGGCTGGCCATTGCCTTGATGTTCGGTGAGATTGCCTCACTCCTTATCAGCAGAATGGCTGTACCGGTGCTGTACTATATGTTAAAGAGCGGCAAACTCTAG
- a CDS encoding efflux RND transporter periplasmic adaptor subunit — MKHFDALNTILVGVALLSSIFLAGCDNAEQRQPDPRHMEPAKVTLGIASMMPVMNQIELIGTVESVNKAEIAAKVSGTITAMPIVLGSRVQKGDLLVEISAGEIDAKLQQSHAQLEQARRNLARERTLLKKNAATPETVKSLEESLAIAQAAYREANIMQSYTRVLAPFDGRITRKDSHVGDMARPGKPLVRVEDEIKLQVLTHIPESIISKITIGDQLDIRVPAPDLTITGRVSELSPTANPTTRSGEVKLDLQANPALQPGQFARVAIALDNASMLAVPIGAISTHGQMQRVFVVQDGIARLRLVRCGATYGDVVEILSGLAVDEKVVVAGHQKLHDLQPVIFD, encoded by the coding sequence ATGAAACATTTCGACGCGCTCAACACTATCCTGGTAGGCGTTGCTCTCCTATCCAGTATATTTCTGGCAGGATGTGACAACGCTGAACAACGCCAGCCTGACCCACGCCATATGGAGCCGGCCAAAGTCACTCTCGGTATAGCTTCCATGATGCCTGTGATGAACCAGATCGAGCTTATCGGTACTGTTGAATCGGTCAACAAGGCTGAAATTGCCGCGAAAGTCAGTGGCACCATCACTGCCATGCCCATTGTACTCGGCTCCCGGGTCCAAAAAGGCGATTTGCTGGTGGAGATAAGCGCCGGGGAGATCGATGCCAAATTACAGCAATCACACGCTCAACTCGAACAGGCCAGACGAAACCTGGCCCGGGAAAGGACACTGCTGAAGAAAAACGCCGCAACTCCCGAAACAGTAAAATCATTGGAAGAATCGCTTGCTATAGCCCAGGCGGCTTATAGAGAAGCGAACATCATGCAAAGCTATACCAGAGTGCTTGCTCCATTTGACGGGAGAATCACTCGTAAAGACAGCCATGTCGGTGACATGGCAAGACCAGGTAAGCCTTTGGTACGAGTCGAAGATGAGATTAAACTGCAAGTGCTCACCCACATTCCCGAATCAATAATCTCCAAAATTACAATAGGGGATCAGCTCGATATACGTGTACCAGCACCAGATCTGACAATTACCGGCAGGGTTTCAGAACTCTCCCCAACCGCCAACCCCACCACCAGAAGCGGTGAGGTTAAGCTCGACCTCCAAGCCAATCCGGCTCTCCAGCCCGGACAATTCGCCAGGGTTGCAATAGCCCTCGACAACGCTTCGATGCTTGCTGTACCTATCGGCGCCATCAGTACCCATGGACAGATGCAAAGAGTTTTTGTCGTGCAGGATGGCATAGCCAGGCTCAGATTGGTCCGTTGCGGTGCGACTTATGGTGATGTTGTCGAAATTTTATCAGGACTTGCAGTTGATGAAAAAGTCGTTGTAGCCGGCCATCAAAAGCTGCACGACCTGCAACCGGTGATATTCGATTAA